TCGAGCTGCTCGACCGCGGCGGCCCGGAAGGTGTCGCCGGCGGCCAGCACGACCTTCTTGCCCTCGGCCGCGAGGCGGCCGGCGAGCTTGCCGATGGTCGTAGTCTTGCCCACGCCGTTCACGCCCACCACCATGATCACGAAGGGCCCGCCCTCGGCGCCGACCTCGAGCGAGAGGCCCCCGTTCTCCTCGTTCTCGAGCAGGGCGGTGATCCGCTCGCGCAGGGCGCCCTTCAGATCGGCCTCGCCCTTCAGGCCCTTGCCCGCCGCCTCGCGCACCTGCTCGACCAGCTCGGTGGCCGTGTGCACGCCGATGTCGGCGGCGAAGAGGATCTCCTCGAGCTCCTCCAGGGCCTCGTCGTCGATGCTCTTGCCCAGCACCCGGCCGAGCTTCGAGAGGAAGCCGCCGCGGGTGCGGGCCAGGCTCTCGGTGAGGGAGCCGCTCGGGGCGAGGAGCGCGGCCCGGCGGGCCTCCTCCTCGGCGATCCGCGCCTCCTCCTCGGCCTGCTGGCGCGCCGCCTCGGCGGCCTCCTCCTCCTCCTCGGCCTGGCGCCGGGCCTCTGCCTCCTCGCGGGCGCGGGCCTGCTCCTCGAGGAAGGCCTGGCGGCGCTGCTCCTTGGCGGAGAGCTCGGCGTCGGGCTCGGGCGCTGCTTCGGCCGCGGCCGGCTCGGCGGCGGTGGCCGGCACCTGCTCCACGGCGGGCTCGAGGGCCGGCGCGGGTGCGTCCTCGGCGCCGTAGATCTCCGCCCGGCGGCGGGCCCGGGCGCGGCGCAGGGCGTAGACGAAGAAGATCACCACGAGCAGGGACAGCCCCCAGCCCAGGGCGACCGAGGGATCGAAGGGCAGGGCACCCTCCGCCGCCGGCGTCCCGGTGCTCTCGACCGTCCCCGTACCGCTCTCCACCCCGACCTCGGTCTCGCCGACCGCCTCCGCGTCAGCGGTAGCCCCAGCCTCAGCCTCAGCTTCCGCCTCAGCCTCAGCCATGACCTCCGCGTCCCCCTCCGCCGCAGCAACAGCCTCGGCCTCGGCGGGAGCACCGGCGAGGGCCTCGGGCTGGGCCTCCACCTCCACCTCGGGGGTGGCCGGCGGGGCGGTCTCGGTCGTCTCGGGCGTCGTCTCGGTCTTCACGGCCTCGGGCATCCGGACTGTATAGGCCAGCCCGGAGCCCCTGCGAATGCCAAAGACGCCCCTAGGCGGCGGCGGTGGCGGTCGCGGCCTCGGCCGCCTTGAGGTTCACGCTCACCAGCTTGGAGACGCCGGGCTCCTCCATGGTGATGCCATAGAGGGTGTCCGTGATCTCCATGGTCACCTTGTTGTGGGTGATGAGCACGAACTGCGAGCGCTGCGCCATCTCGGCCACGGTCTGGTTGTAGCGGCCCACGTTGTGGTCATCGAGGGGCGCGTCGACCTCGTCCAGGAGGCAGAAGGGCGTCGGCCGCACCAGGAAGATGGCGAAGATCAGGGAGATGGCCGTGAGGGCCTTCTCACCGCCCGAGAGCAGGGTGACGCTCTGGAGCTTCTTCCCCGGGGGCTGGGCGTGGATGTCGACGCCGCTGCGAAGCGGATCGCTGGGGTCGAGGAGGACCAGGCCCGCCTTCCCGCCGTTGAACATGCGGGGGAAGATCTTCTGGAAGCGGACGTTCACCGCCTCGAAGGTCTCGACGAAGCGCCGCTTGCTGGTGCGGTTGATCTTGGTGATGGCCTTGGCGAGGCGCTCGAGGGAGGCGTCGAGGTCGGCCTTCTGCGCGGAGAGGAAGGTGTGCCGCTCGGAGATCTCCTCGAACTCGGAGAGGGCGGTGAGGTTCACCTCGCCCATCTTCTCGATCTTGGAGCGCAGGGCGGCGGCCTGCTCGGCGTCGGTCTCGTCGGGCATCCGGTGGTGGTGCCAGAGGTGGAGGGCTTCGCCGACCGAGAGGTCGTGCCGCTCGCGCAGGCGCTCGGCCAGGTTGCGCAGCTCGATCTCGTGCTCGCGCCCGGCCATCTGCAGGTCCTGGTACTCGGTGCTGCGCGCCTCGCGGCCCTCGCGCAGCTGCTCGAGGGCGGCCTCGCGCTCCTTGAGGACCTCGATGCTGCGGGCGAGCTCGGCGCGGCCCTGCTCCAGGCCCTGGCGAAGGCTCTGGCCCTCCTCCCGGGCCCGGGCGGCGGCGACCCGCGCCTCGTTCATGCCCTCGAGGATCTTCTCGGCTCGCTCGGCGCTGCCGCCCAGCCAGCCCTG
This genomic stretch from Deltaproteobacteria bacterium harbors:
- the ftsY gene encoding signal recognition particle-docking protein FtsY; translation: MPEAVKTETTPETTETAPPATPEVEVEAQPEALAGAPAEAEAVAAAEGDAEVMAEAEAEAEAEAGATADAEAVGETEVGVESGTGTVESTGTPAAEGALPFDPSVALGWGLSLLVVIFFVYALRRARARRRAEIYGAEDAPAPALEPAVEQVPATAAEPAAAEAAPEPDAELSAKEQRRQAFLEEQARAREEAEARRQAEEEEEAAEAARQQAEEEARIAEEEARRAALLAPSGSLTESLARTRGGFLSKLGRVLGKSIDDEALEELEEILFAADIGVHTATELVEQVREAAGKGLKGEADLKGALRERITALLENEENGGLSLEVGAEGGPFVIMVVGVNGVGKTTTIGKLAGRLAAEGKKVVLAAGDTFRAAAVEQLEVWGGRVGAEVVKGSDNADPASVIFDAIEHAKAVEADVIIADTAGRLHTKIPLMEELQKIHRVMGKARAGAPDEVLLVVDATTGQNALQQTRLFKEAVSLTGIALTKLDGTAKGGVVIGIAAETALPIRYIGTGEQVGDLRPFETASFVEALFAEDLE